DNA sequence from the Leptospiraceae bacterium genome:
TTATCATAGAAGGTCAAGAAAATACCTTTTACTTTGCAGGTGATACCGCTTATTTTCCGGGCTTTAAAGAAATCGCAGAAAAGTTTCCCCGTATAGATCTGGCTATTTTACCCATCGGAGCTTATGAACCACGCTGGTTTATGTCTCCGGTACACATGGATCCCGCAGGGGCTGTACTTGCCTTTATGGATTTGAAAGCTAAATATTTACTCCCTATGCATTATCAGACTTTCGTGTTAACGGATGAACCTCTTGATGAACCTTTAAAACTCTGTAAAAAAGAATACGAGGCAAAACAACTTCCACCAAATCATCTCCTTCCTTTAAAAATTGGAGAGACTTATTTTTTTAGGTAGGACTTAAGTCTTCAGTTCCCACTTTGCCCGCTCAAGGGAGTGGCAAGGATTGGAAATAGATTATTTATTTTATTTTCTGTTTTTCAAAGACTCCGGGTTTCTTCTGTCGTGCCAGACAGCAACTATCGAAATCAGGGTTTCTTTGAGAACATAGTAGAGGGAGAAAGGAAAACGCTTTAGTCTTGTTTTCTTTACAGTAGGAGATGCATTGCTATGCGTTTCAACAGTGCTCTCTCCCCTTCGGTTACTGAGTGAAATTTATTGCTTTTGCAATAAATTTAGTATCGAAGCACCGAAGTGACTTGACGGCATGGTCGAAGAAGAGAAATGCTTGGGTTGGTGATATTTACTATATAATTTCGTATTAAGGAAAAAAGTAAATTAAAATTTCGTAAATACGTAAAATTTTATGAAAAAAGAAAATTATAAAAAATTGCTCTCTTACTTGGGAATGAAGCAGGTTGAGTTCTCTGAAAAGTTTGGAATAGGAAATTCTACCCTCAGCGATATTATTAACGGAAAAATCAAATACCTTCCAACAGAGCTTATCTTTCGCTTAAATAAAGAATATAATATCAGTGTAGACTGGCTTTTATACGAAAAAGGAA
Encoded proteins:
- a CDS encoding helix-turn-helix transcriptional regulator; amino-acid sequence: MKQVEFSEKFGIGNSTLSDIINGKIKYLPTELIFRLNKEYNISVDWLLYEKGNMIEVNSDKTLSMDEAGLISEVRENPKLLGILKEIVNTLKKNL